In the genome of Fructilactobacillus hinvesii, the window TCACTGTTATTCTAATCGGGATAACAGGAATTGAACCTGCGACCTCATACTCCCGAAGCATGCGCTCTACCAAGCTGAGCTATATCCCGCTAGTATCATTACTTAACTATGATACCACAAAGTCGGTTAGTGGTTAAACCATAAATTGTTACACTCCCCTGTTACTGAAACGGGTTATAGAACCGCCCGTGATTAACCTGAAAGAGCACCAGTGTCATCACTAGTAACAAGATTGCTAACCCAATCACCACAGCATCCATTCTGCGAAACGGTTGAGCCGTGTACCACGTTCGCTTTTTCTTACTCCCAAACCGACGCAGTTGCATGGCCGTGCTAATTCGATCAATATTTTCAAAACTAGCTAGAATCAACGGAATGATAATGTTAATGATCCCGTAAAGCCGCGTGCTAAGCTTTCCTTTAGAAGAAAGTTCAATACCACGGGCCTGTTGGGCATCCTTAATTTCGCCAAATTCGCGTTGCACATCTGGAATGTAGCGTAACGTAAGTGCCACGGCGTAACTAATCTTATAGCTAATTCCCAACCGGTTCAGACTCGATGCAAATAAGCTGGGATTCGTCGTCATGATAAATACCAGGGCTAGTGGCACCGTACAGATGTATTTGAGCGTCACGTTTACCAGGTAAAACAGTTCCTGCGTGGTAACAGTGAAATAACCCGCCGACAACAACACCGTTTTTGTGCCGTACAAATGCACTCCGTACTGGGGAGAAAAGACAAACACCAGTAAGACATTTAAAATCGAAAAGAAAGCGATAAACTTCACCACAAAGGCCACCTGGCGCCATTTTAGGCGTGACCACCAAAAAATCACCAGTGACAAAATGGCTACTAACCCCAAAAAGCGGGTATCGAAAGTGGTCATGCACGCAATGGAAACAATCAGAAAAAATAGTAACTTGGCCGTGGCGTTGATTCGGTACACAAAGGTCGTTCCCGGATGATAGCCCAACGTGTTAGTTTCGTTCACGTTCATTTCCCCCTTCCTTTAAACCGGCAATTAAGCGGGCTTCCGTCGTTTCACACCGTTTTGCTAACGTCCCTAAACTCGTCGAACACAAGTGGGCCGCTTGCATTAGCTCTTGATCGTTGAGTAGCTGCGCTGGGGTAACGTCAGCCGTCAAGCGGCCTCCTCCGACCACCAAGACTCGATTACTGTACTGTGCCATCAATTCTAAATCGTGAGTAATCAGCATGATGGTCATTCCCCGTTGGTGCAACTGTTCTAAGAAACTCATGATTTCTGTATAGGTCTGCCAATCCTGTCCGGCGGTGGGTTCGTCTAAGATCAACAGCTGGGGCTGTAATACCAAAATGGCTGCGATGGTGACCCGCTTTCGTTGCCCAAAGCTAAGCGCACTGAGGGGCCAGTTGCGAAACGGATACAGTCCACACACCCGCAATACGTCATTGACCTTTGTTTCAATCTGGTCTGCATGGCGTAACTGCAAGCCCAACGCGACCTCGGCAAAGACCGTTTTTTGTGACAGCATCTGGTTAGGATCCTGCATCACGTACCCAATGTGCTCCGCAATTTCTTTAATGGAAGCAGGCTCCAAGGATTCCCCCTGCCATTTAATTGTTCCAGTGCCCCGTAAAAAGCCACAAATCAACTTCATCAGGGTTGATTTACCGGCCCCGTTTTGTCCAACAACGCTAATAAAATCTCCCTGGTTAATCGTGCAGTTTACATCCTTTAAGGTTGCCTGTTGACTGGTTGAGTACTGAAAGCCAACGTCTTGTAAGGTTAGTAGTGGCGTTACCTGTGTTCTTGTATTCACCGTTTGAGTTTCCATTGACCCCCAGCGCTGGATTTGCTTCTGGTGCTCCGTGGTCAGCTCTAGCTGATGTACATTTGCTAAGTTTGGCACGGAGGTCACGTCCACTCCAGCTGCCTTTAACACCCGAACGTAGAGTGGTGGTTCAATTCCGTTCGTCTCTAACACGTCCGTTTTCAATAACGTCGTAATGTCCGAATCACTGACGATGTGGCCATCGTTCAACACAATCGCGTGATCAAAATCCAGAGCCGAAACCAAATCCAGCCGGTGTTCAATCATCACCAGGGTAAAGCCGAGTTCCTGCTGTAATTTCCCCACGAGGTCTAGAATTTCATGACTAGCAATCGGATCCAAATTAGCTAACGGTTCATCTAACAGTAAAATGGGAGCCTGATTGACTAGCACTCCGGCTAACGACACCTTTTGTTTTTGGCCCCCGGATAGAGACTGGGGCGCTTGTTGTAGTAAATTCTGAATTTGCAACCGCTTGGCCCACTTTGCAACCACCTGCTTCATTTGCGTCTGGGGCATGGCGTCATTTTCGAGCATAAAAGCCATGTCTTCGCCTGCAGTTAAGCCCGTAAACTGACTATCTGGATCTTGGAGTACGGTTGAAACGGAAAAAGAAAGGTCAAACAGGGACGTGGTGCCCAGCGGATGACCCGCTACTTGTCCACTCCCCGTAATGGTGCCCTGATCCTCACCAGGAATTAGGCCGTTGATACACTTTGCTAACGTTGACTTTCCGCTTCCAGACGGTCCTAAAATCAACAACTTCTCCCCCGGCTGCACGGTGAGGTTAACGTTAGTTAAATTCGGTTCTGCCTGGCTATTATATTTAAACGAAAAATCATGAAACTCAATGATCGGTTTTGTCATCGTGACCTACTCTTTTCGTAAACTATCTTTGCGAACCCGCGTGGCCGCATAGGCTTTAATCAAAATCGTCCCTAACACCCCGACGGAAATACTGTCTAAAGTTCCTGATAGTAATCCCTGCACGTAAACCTTGCTAGCGGGCTCACTGTAAATCAGGATATCCAACGTTGGGGCAACCAGCGCCCAAAGTAAGTAGTTCGTCACAATTTGCAGCAGGTTGAACCACAGCATGTCTTTTCCAGAAAAGATGCCATCCCGAACCTTAAAGTACTTCCCAAAGTAACCGATTACCAATCCAAATAAGGCGGAACAAAGGACCCAACTCCACCAGGGGTTTCCAAACATCATAAAGTCATTTAACGCGTGACCAATGAAACCGACGGAAAAGCCCACTACCGGTCCATAAATCAGCGCAAAAAGGGCCAAAAAGGCGTAGGTCGTAGCCAAGTTTGTGTTCGGAAAGCCAGTTGGAATCGATGCAAAGCGATCTAAAATGACAAAGATTGCCGCTCCAATCCCAATGGCCACCACTTTTTTCACCGATAAACTTTTCATGAGTATTATTCTCCCTTTAATTTTTTAATACATTCACCATTATACGGTTAATTAGGGATTATCTCAATCACTTCCAGAAAATAGTTCGGTTTTCATCTAAGAGTAGTTCGTACTAAAAAACGTGACCCCCTAACCGTAATTAAGGAGCCACGCTGTGCATTTTATTCAGTTTTCCAACCGTGATTTTCAAGGTCAAAGGAGCGCTTGGGCAACTTTGAGACGTATGGATTCCCAGCCACGTAGAACCGATACGGTTTTTCCGTCCAACTGCCCCGATCACTTACCCCAATTCGGCCACTGGCCACAATTTGGTGGGGAACTTTTCCGTGGTCTAAGTCAATGTCTAGAGCGGTCTCGCCAAATTCAAGTTCGTTAAGGCGCTTATCGGTAATCCCAAGGGCTTCCATCAACTTACCGGGTCCATTGGTTAGATCATAACCATGTTTCGCTCGGTTTTGTTCCATCAATTCTCGGCCCTGAACCGGTTCTAAACCGCGAATCAGAATCCCTTCCGGAACGTCCTTGGCTTGCGCCGCCACATCCAAACAGAGTCTAGAATGAATCGAATAGATGTAAATCGTTCCAGGAACCCCATAAAGAGCTTCGTTAGCTGGAGTACGCTTTCCTTGGTAAGCATGAGCCGCAGAATCTCTCTGTCCGAGATAGGCCTCAGCCTCCGTGATGTAGCCACTCATCAATCCCTGTGGGGAATGATAAAGCAAGAGCTTGCCTAGTAACCGCTTGGTAATTTCATCCGTGGTTCCCGTTGCAAAGAACCGTCGTAGTCTCTCTGTCACTGCTCGCGTCCGCCTTTAAAAATCGTCATTAACTACCGCACCACGATTACTGAAATCTTAGCGCGTTTAGCCAACTTCACACTGATGCTGTAAAAGTGGTGTTCGCCACCCTTATCTGCCCCACAAACCAACAAATCTGGTTTGAAATCAGGAATAATGGTGTCGAGGATTTCATCGTCGATGTCGCCACCTTCACTGGCAATTCCCGTGACTTCTTGCACTCCAGCGTCCTTGGCCATGTCAACGTACTTGTAAATCACCTGGTTTAAAGCATCCCGCTTCTCGTCCAATTTCTTCGGTGTCAGAGAATCGTAAATGTTAATGTCACCACCCTCTAATACCGAACAAATTCCGAGATGGGCGTGGAACGTTTTCGCCTGCGTTACTGCATAACTTAATGCGCGCACGTTAGCCTCTGGATCATCAGCATCAATTGTCAATAAAATCCGTTTGAATTCTAATGGCTCTACTTGACTCATTTATCTCACCTCCTCGTCTTTATCATAGCATGAAACCATTTTTCTCGCCGGTTGAATTTAACCGTTAATCCTCATCGTCGTCCTTGGCGTTCAACTGGGCAATCATGTGCCGAGCCCGAATCCGTCGCATCTTTTCCTTCTTCTTTTCGACCCGCATGTCTTCCATTCCCTTGGCTTTGAGTACGATTCCTTCGTCGTTTTTCACCATGTGGTAAATGGAAATCAGAATCATGATGCAGACAAACATTAACGGGAATCCAGCAATCGCACAGAAGGTTTGAATGGTATCAAAGCCACCAACTACGACAATTCCAAAGGCAAAGAGTACAAAGACAACGACCCAGGTCATCCGATTAACTTGGCTGGGATCCTGGTTCCCCTTTAACTTCAAACTCGTAAAGGAAGACACGATGTAGGCCGAAGAAGAAATCGTCGTGGCCAAGAAAATAAAACAGGATAAACAATAAACTGCAAACACAATTCCCTTCATGGGAAGCGTCCCCAGCACCGCCGTAATCACAGCAGCCTGCCCGTGGGTATTCAAAATGTGGACGAGGTTAATCACGCCATTCTTTTGCAACCACAAGGAGTAGCCCCCTAAAATGGCGTAAAAGCTTAAGCACCCTGCGGAACCGTACATCATCATTCCCAACAGGACCTGGCGAATTGTCCGTCCTTTAGAGATCCGAGCAATGAACAGCCCCATCACTGGCATGTATGATAACCACCAACCCCAGTAAAAGATGGTTTCAGAATTCGCAATGTCTGGGGTCCCGTTTGGAACCGTGTTGGTGCTGAGCTTAATGAAGTTACTAGCTAACAGCCCCAGACTGTTTGTTTCCGAGCTTAAAATGTAAATCGTGGGGCCGACTAACAAAACGAAGGCTAAAAAGATAATGGCGGTCCAAATGTGCATGTCGCTTAACCGGTCAATTCCTCCATTCAAACCGTGCCAGACGGTCCAGGCAAAGATCACGAATAAAATGGCAAACAAGCCCAGCTTGAGGGCCATACTATCAGGCCAGCCGGTCAAACCACTCAAAACGTTAGAGATAATGGGAATTTCCATTCCAACGGACGAGCCAACCCCGCCCATGATTCCAAAGACCACCAGAAAATCAACCAACTGGCGTCCCGCATACTGCCACTTAGCGTCTCCCTGTAAAAAATTAATCGACTTGCTCAAACGCTGCACCTTATTCTTCTTCACGAATAAAATGTAGCCAATCGCGATTGCAGCTGGAGCAAACATCATCCATGCCATCGGACCCCAGTCAAACTGACCCAGCATGTGCGCGTAATTATAGGCATCCTCTGAGAAGGGTTTAATTCCAAAGGCTGGATGCGAGACGTAACGAATCGGGTCGACCATACTAAGCATTAAAATGCTAGCGTCAATCGCCGTCGCAAAGACCATGCTCCCCCATTGCAAACTGCTATACTGGGGCGTTGAATTGGGGTCTCCAAGCTTAATTGCTCCGTACTTACTAAAAATCAACCACATGAAAAAAACGAAATTAATGATGTAGACTATCATGTAGGCCCACCCCATCTGCTTGGTGATCCACGCTAGTGCCGTAGCTAGATCTCCCTGCAACGTGCTTCCCCCGGCAATTAAGATGACCGAGGCCACCACAAAAATCACCATGGTTGGAATAAAAACGAATTTATCAATGTTGAAATGCTTAAAAATAGTGGTCCTCCTGAAAGCTCAAGGCTTTTTCACACAAAAATGCCGCTACGTGCCTCGAAATTCGAACCTAATAGCGGCATTTTTAACTTTTAAATGATTCTGATTATAACACTTTTATCTTTCTTCCAAATCATGATTATCAATTGTTTTGATTACCCGGGCGGGATTACCGGCAAGCACCACGTCATCACCAAACGACTTCGTAACTACCGCTCCGGCACCCACAACCACGTTGTTGCCCAGGGTGACGCCCGGTAAAATCGTAACGTTTCCCCCAAACCAGGCATTATCACCAATGGTAATTGGAGCGCCTAGTTCCACGTCGTTAATTCGCTGGCGGGCATTTAACGGGTGAATGTTAGTGTATAGCCCACAGTTAGGTCCAATGTAACAATTTTTCCCAAACCGGATTGGACAGGAATCCAGCAGGGTTAAATTATAATTACCAAAGAAGTTATTGCCAATGTGGACGTTAAACCCATAGTCAAACTGCAAGCCACTCTCTACGAAAAATTCAGCTCCGGTCTCTGCCAAGAGACCTTTAATCATCGTATTGCGTTCCTCGTTATCAGGGGTGTTATTAATTTTTTGTAACAGCTTGCGCACTAAAATTCGGCGCTTAATTAGTTCATGATCAAACTGGTTAAATGACTCTCCGGCCGTCATTTTTTCTCGTTCAGTTGTCATCGGTGTGCTTCCTTTCCATCTGATCCATCGTTTGGTTTAAGCGTTCGTCCACAAAAACGTTCCCGTGGTTCGTCGCGTGCCCTTTGGTCCAAGCCAGTTGCAACTTAGGAAATTCACCTAGCAAGGCATCTAACTTTTGCCACAGTTCCTGATTTTTCAGCTCTCCGTTTGCCCGGCGCCAACCCCGTCGCTTCCAGCCGGAAAGCCACCCCTTTTCGATGGCATCTAGCACATACTTAGAGTCAGAGACCACGCCGATGGAAAGTTGATTAAACTGATTATCACATAACCATTGTAACGCTTTTACTAACGCTGTGATTTCCATCTTGTTATTGGTCACACCCCACTCACCGTCAGAATCACTATGTTGGCGACCTT includes:
- a CDS encoding energy-coupling factor transporter transmembrane component T family protein; this translates as MNETNTLGYHPGTTFVYRINATAKLLFFLIVSIACMTTFDTRFLGLVAILSLVIFWWSRLKWRQVAFVVKFIAFFSILNVLLVFVFSPQYGVHLYGTKTVLLSAGYFTVTTQELFYLVNVTLKYICTVPLALVFIMTTNPSLFASSLNRLGISYKISYAVALTLRYIPDVQREFGEIKDAQQARGIELSSKGKLSTRLYGIINIIIPLILASFENIDRISTAMQLRRFGSKKKRTWYTAQPFRRMDAVVIGLAILLLVMTLVLFQVNHGRFYNPFQ
- a CDS encoding ABC transporter ATP-binding protein — protein: MTKPIIEFHDFSFKYNSQAEPNLTNVNLTVQPGEKLLILGPSGSGKSTLAKCINGLIPGEDQGTITGSGQVAGHPLGTTSLFDLSFSVSTVLQDPDSQFTGLTAGEDMAFMLENDAMPQTQMKQVVAKWAKRLQIQNLLQQAPQSLSGGQKQKVSLAGVLVNQAPILLLDEPLANLDPIASHEILDLVGKLQQELGFTLVMIEHRLDLVSALDFDHAIVLNDGHIVSDSDITTLLKTDVLETNGIEPPLYVRVLKAAGVDVTSVPNLANVHQLELTTEHQKQIQRWGSMETQTVNTRTQVTPLLTLQDVGFQYSTSQQATLKDVNCTINQGDFISVVGQNGAGKSTLMKLICGFLRGTGTIKWQGESLEPASIKEIAEHIGYVMQDPNQMLSQKTVFAEVALGLQLRHADQIETKVNDVLRVCGLYPFRNWPLSALSFGQRKRVTIAAILVLQPQLLILDEPTAGQDWQTYTEIMSFLEQLHQRGMTIMLITHDLELMAQYSNRVLVVGGGRLTADVTPAQLLNDQELMQAAHLCSTSLGTLAKRCETTEARLIAGLKEGGNERERN
- a CDS encoding ECF-type riboflavin transporter substrate-binding protein, giving the protein MKSLSVKKVVAIGIGAAIFVILDRFASIPTGFPNTNLATTYAFLALFALIYGPVVGFSVGFIGHALNDFMMFGNPWWSWVLCSALFGLVIGYFGKYFKVRDGIFSGKDMLWFNLLQIVTNYLLWALVAPTLDILIYSEPASKVYVQGLLSGTLDSISVGVLGTILIKAYAATRVRKDSLRKE
- a CDS encoding DNA-3-methyladenine glycosylase, whose amino-acid sequence is MTERLRRFFATGTTDEITKRLLGKLLLYHSPQGLMSGYITEAEAYLGQRDSAAHAYQGKRTPANEALYGVPGTIYIYSIHSRLCLDVAAQAKDVPEGILIRGLEPVQGRELMEQNRAKHGYDLTNGPGKLMEALGITDKRLNELEFGETALDIDLDHGKVPHQIVASGRIGVSDRGSWTEKPYRFYVAGNPYVSKLPKRSFDLENHGWKTE
- a CDS encoding universal stress protein — its product is MSQVEPLEFKRILLTIDADDPEANVRALSYAVTQAKTFHAHLGICSVLEGGDINIYDSLTPKKLDEKRDALNQVIYKYVDMAKDAGVQEVTGIASEGGDIDDEILDTIIPDFKPDLLVCGADKGGEHHFYSISVKLAKRAKISVIVVR
- a CDS encoding BCCT family transporter, with product MPTMVIFVVASVILIAGGSTLQGDLATALAWITKQMGWAYMIVYIINFVFFMWLIFSKYGAIKLGDPNSTPQYSSLQWGSMVFATAIDASILMLSMVDPIRYVSHPAFGIKPFSEDAYNYAHMLGQFDWGPMAWMMFAPAAIAIGYILFVKKNKVQRLSKSINFLQGDAKWQYAGRQLVDFLVVFGIMGGVGSSVGMEIPIISNVLSGLTGWPDSMALKLGLFAILFVIFAWTVWHGLNGGIDRLSDMHIWTAIIFLAFVLLVGPTIYILSSETNSLGLLASNFIKLSTNTVPNGTPDIANSETIFYWGWWLSYMPVMGLFIARISKGRTIRQVLLGMMMYGSAGCLSFYAILGGYSLWLQKNGVINLVHILNTHGQAAVITAVLGTLPMKGIVFAVYCLSCFIFLATTISSSAYIVSSFTSLKLKGNQDPSQVNRMTWVVVFVLFAFGIVVVGGFDTIQTFCAIAGFPLMFVCIMILISIYHMVKNDEGIVLKAKGMEDMRVEKKKEKMRRIRARHMIAQLNAKDDDED
- a CDS encoding sugar O-acetyltransferase; the protein is MTTEREKMTAGESFNQFDHELIKRRILVRKLLQKINNTPDNEERNTMIKGLLAETGAEFFVESGLQFDYGFNVHIGNNFFGNYNLTLLDSCPIRFGKNCYIGPNCGLYTNIHPLNARQRINDVELGAPITIGDNAWFGGNVTILPGVTLGNNVVVGAGAVVTKSFGDDVVLAGNPARVIKTIDNHDLEER
- a CDS encoding ribonuclease H family protein; amino-acid sequence: MVKSQKYYAVRKGRQPGIYRSWVETKEQVERFPQAQYKSFATQREAERFMHAYAQSNRAQQQPATRPGSLTKRPQIVVFTDGGSRNHGNVAGGHVKNTDPAAWAYLIDYQGRQHSDSDGEWGVTNNKMEITALVKALQWLCDNQFNQLSIGVVSDSKYVLDAIEKGWLSGWKRRGWRRANGELKNQELWQKLDALLGEFPKLQLAWTKGHATNHGNVFVDERLNQTMDQMERKHTDDN